The DNA window AAAGGCCAAACATCATTATTATCATTGTTATCATTATCATGGTATTTCTTAAATAAGTTCTTATCAAATTGCCAATCTTGTTACTTCCTTGCCTAATTGTTGTGTGGTGTTGTGCCATTGCTATTCGGTGGTTTAATATGGAAAGGGATATAATAGTTTAATAATAGATCtaataattttgaatataatcaaagaaaaataatatttacttaAAATAATATTGTCTTGAAAAACTTTTTAGTCAACTGTTAAATGTAAATATTAGTTTTCTAATTGGAATAACATTGTTGTTTATTAGTCATTTTGAACATAGTGGAACTAGTTATATTCAAATAAGTTTCAccattttaatttgtttcttttatcatTCACATCACTTGTATTCTTTTATCCTTCTATCATTACCTTGAATGAATTCATGTGTCCTATTTTTATGCATGTAGTGTTGGAGTACTACAAACTTTTTGCATGTATTCTCTCTTAGCTTTTGTTGAAAATACACGAGTAACTACTAACATTGGAATAAAACTgagttctattttttttttttgacattatttaCATAAATCTTTATAATTTATGGTAtgtaaaagctaataaaaatgaATTGAGATTTGTGTAATGTTCAATACAAGCTTTAAATTTCTACAATAATAAGAAGTACTATTAGATGAGATAAGTGTAGTAAGTAATACTTATAGAAGTTTGATGTGAAATATTGTGGTCAAGCTTACTTTTATAGAAGAGTGAATAAATAAGCTTGGATGGTAATGTGGAAAGATTATAGAATTGTAAGATACCAATTACTCATTATGCAACAATATTGATATGAACTATTAGAAGTTActtccaagaaaaaagaatgcTGAATGCTGTTAAGAATTTATCATCCATGTTTTTGTTTCTAAATAATTAGAgtccaaaaataatataagaacTAGTTATCATGATCAAGAATCTCCTAAATGAAACAGAAAGAAAGTAGGACTATACTATATTTTAATACCATTGGTACTTTCATTCTAATCAACATGAAAATCAACTTCCATCTTCAGGTCCGAATCGCCAAGAATCTATCATGGAAAAAAACAATAagttattcatttttcaatgaAAGATGACAAACTAACAAATATCAAGCAGTGTTCAGCATGCATGGGATAACACAAGAAAGTGAACTGTGAAATAAATAATGTCCATTGACCACTACCAATGATAAGCATCAGTTTCAAGCTAACTACAACTTGTGTTCCAAATAATGAGATCTAATCAATAATCACACTTGTACTAATGGCTAATGGCCatgataaataaacaaaatataactCCAATTCAACACAAACAATTTATCATAGCGGAAGTTCTGTCCAAGGCCCAAACTGAATTCTTGTTAATGGTTTTAGGCAGCTATCAAGCAATTTTTGTCCATGTCTCTACTCTTTAGTTTCATAATATTCGAATGTTTAtctaaattaaagataagatcaGTAATTTGAGTACCTTCATGAAGTCAGATAAGACCAAAACAGAATCTTTTTGATAGCCTGCTTCCTCAAGGACCTGTGTAAGAATCTCCTGTAAAAGGTACAAAGGGAAACAAAATCCATCAGAGGCAGTTATAATAAGCAGATCACATCAACCTCAATTTGCTTTGCCAATTGAAATGTTAGATAACAATACCAACCCACGGTCGTTGTAGCAATAAACACCAAAATCAgctactaaaatcagccaccaatgtatttgtgtataaatacatgtgtggtttaatttattttcaatgtgtatttatattccagcatgtattttatactcGTGGCTGACTTTGGTGACTAATTTTGGTGTACACGTAGCATAACCCATTCTAAATAAATGGGAGGTGCAAATAGAACTACAAATTTATAAacctttcaaagaaagcttatACCTTAATCTCTTTGAATACAGTAAGCAAGTATATAATGTAATGTAATGtaatgaaatgaaatgaaatgaaatatgACCTCCATCTGTTTTTCAGGCATAAATTGTCCAGTCATATCCTTCAGAACCCTTAAAATGTCACGGAAAGTTACTTTGCCATTGCAATCAGTATCATACACCttgaaaataactaaaaaaacaCCAAATCCAATATCAGATTATCAATCTATTTCTTTAGCCAGAAAGAAAGGGGAAAAAGAAATTTACATTCAATTTTGTGTTGCATAGTAGCACGAGGACTAAAGACGGATAAGAATGCAACAAATTCCTTGAAGTTCAAACCATCCAACATGTTGAGCAAAGAGTGAGAGAGAGGGTTGAGCGAGAATTCGGGAATGCTGAGAAATTCATCGGAGGGAATGAAGCCGCAGTTCTTACGATCCAGCTGGCAAAACCTACTGTACAGAGATACGATCTCCTGCTGCGTGACTATGGTGTTCCTCCAGCcacaaatcaaaatcaaaatcaaaattgaaaaaaaatggtaaagcgttttaattaagttttgcGAATTACATACAAGTGTCTTCGCAATATTTCTGGACCTCTTCGATGTCGTACTGCGTTAGCATGGAGGAAGAGTTTCCCATCGCTCCaacaagaaggagaagaagaagaagaagaagaggaatagaATGTGATGGAATGAACAAAACGAGtgtgttttaacttttaagtatCGCTTTTACTTTTTCCAACTACCAACTACGTGCTTGATTCAaacatattatatttttgttaaatggTGTCTATAACTATAACTGGTGTCTAACTTTTGCCTAACTTACtttttatagtaatttttgaatatttaataattatttatttttatatttttaaaattaaatattaatttttaatccttTTTAGTAAGTTAGACAAACACTTTTAGGCATCGTAACAATTacctttgttaaattttaagtatatttgtataatagaatatttgtatagtgtgtataataaaaatttacgaagtattagagatataaccattagtgttacctttTTTTATCAGTTGAAGCTTTTTGAAATGAGTGATATCATGACATTGTATTAGAGCGTTATtgggaagatgtttattatccatAATACTCGAATGATTATTCTAAATAGTATGAgagatgttcattttataactcaataactcattgtacacattatacaaataatCTATTATCTTCTTAGCGGAATCCATATATATGAGAatgttaatttagtatttttatatatttttattcttatattttcagtactcttatttttaatattattttagattttagattatactttttattagttattattttattattatttataattacttttttatttaaattatcttttttaatagtattaataattcatattataaaaaattataataataaataatatataagaatTATAATAGCAAATTTGATAAagtcaaacaaaaagaaaaagttttatatttttttagtattttttatttagtattattttatattttaattttgttattacttATCCCTttatcattatttatatttatttttttatttaatttatcttttttaacggaattaataatttatattataacaaaattacaataataaacataatatacaaaaattatcaTTACAAAACTTACAAAgccaaataaaaattaaaaagatgtgTAATCCTTGATATTCTTCACACAcatttcatatcttttttctaTTTCGTTTCTCTAAAAAACAAAGCTGAATGGCCAGTAACAATCCATTCATAGTTGTGGAGCTTTATCCGAATTGTCATATGAGAAATGGCGACAACGGGGTGACATTTGAGTGTCAGAATTCGATACTGTTTCGCACTCAGTGTGTGAAAACGTTGTCGGAtttgaagagtttgatattgagcaaGCTTGGGAGGACACAAGCGAAGGAAATCGGAAGGGTGGCGTATAAGTTGCTGGCACCCATAGAAAATGGAGTCTTCCGATTTTGGCTATTTCGACTTCACGGGGGACGAGCATGTGCGACTGATGTTCGACATTCACGGGAGGATCATGTGTGAACAGGTAATGGAGCTGTCCGCCGAGGTGGGTCACGGTGGTAGTGGGAGTTCCGCACAGGGCACGTATGTGCAGGATGACCGACCTCTCGCACCACCGCCCATTCATGTCGCAATTCCGGAGAACGAGGCAGAGGAGGGTGAGGAGGAGTCGGATGAGGACTACGTGGCAGACAGTGGAGACAGTGAGTCTTCCGATGGCAGCGATGGGGATGAGTTTGTGCCGGAGACACCTGCAGGGACTGTGCCGCGCCATGTGCTGCctctaggggtggcaaacggggaAGCCCGCCCCACCCCGCCCCGCCTAACTGCAGGCTGGCGGGCTAAACCCGCAAAagctcctctttttttttactattaactattaaataatatcatagaaatttataaaaaaggcCCTGACCCAAAAAACACTTGATCCGCTGGAGAAGCCTGTCCCGCCCCGTCGAAACTCGCCATAGCCtattggtgcggtattttacaacccacaaactaaccggcaagtgcaccgggtcgtaccaaataataccttacgtgagtaagggtcgattccacgatGATTGatagattaagcaacaatagtgtttgataggcttagttagacaagcagaaaataATGTTTAGATGTTCAAAAAGCATTAAAGAGTAAAGAATAGTTTGAAGAGACACGTGAATAAGTgaataaattgggaataaaatatggagaagatagttaaggtttcagagttatctatttttccagattgatttttcttactaactattttaatcatgcaagatttaatttatgacaaactatatgtgactagaccctaattccttagacctttctagtctcctctaaaattcattaactgccaattccttggtcaaataattctaattagaggtgaagttcaaattccagtttatatgccacaaaaattctaattacccaaaaataaggagattatatgtcacgtatcccattaaatctaaataattaaaatttaggagaaattgttttcaagctgttgttcaagtaaagagctttttcaagttttacaaaaactcaaatagaaatagggtcatacttccgttccacccaaattcataaaataaagagcgaaaacaattcttaaattataaatccacacatgaattaaaatagaaaaagcaatataatcaatccatacaaatagacagagttcctaaccttaacaatggaggattagttgctcatggaatgcagaatgtaaatttgtatagaattccctaatggaatccccctaatAGAATGTCCATAGAAGAGAattctctcctttttataactaatcctaattaatttaaaatctaatatctaaaattaagataatatcttttcctattttcaaattcaaatttgaatttaaatcaaaattaattaactactcCACGTCTTGTaatgtggggaccacttggcttcactggatccgcgcctaacttgggtgctaaaattaggcccagaaatcaccccagcGGTTTCtacgttttctgcacgtggcgcatgtcatgcgtacgcgttgaTAGTCTTTTTcgcgagtcacgcggacgcgtcgatcacgcgcacgcgtcgctgagcaaatcttctaatcatgcgtccgcgtcagtcACGTGCATGCGTCGCCGtagaaagctccaaatcacgtgtacgcgtcagtcacgcgtacgcgtcgctcctcgctgccatctcttttgatttttgagctgcagaaactccatcaaatccagtcgaatgctacctaaaataaaaaaaaattacaaaagactcaaagtagcatccatattggctaaaagataattaattctttattaaactcaacaaattagatacaaatttactaagaaaagatagaaaagatgctcacgcatcacaacaccaaacttaaactgttgcttgtcctcaagcaaccaaaactaatataagcttaggatgtgaatttgcatgagaatgagagttcgattaagctcatgtctcttcttatagtggggtttacaactgcaatcctgaatagttttggcattttactttatcctttgaagttcagaatgattggaatccataggaactcagaattcagatagtgttattgattctcctagttcagtatgttgattcttgaacacagctactttatgagtcttggccgtgatactaagaattttatttttcagtattaccaccggatacataaatgccacagacacataactgggtgaaccttttcatattgtgactcagctttgctagagtccccagttagaggtacccagagttcttaagcacactctttttgctttggatcacgactttaaccgctcagtctcaagcttttcacttgacaccttcacgctacaagcacatggttaaggacagcttaatttagccgcttaagccaggattttatttctttgggccctcctatccattgatgctcaaagcctttgatcctttttaccctttgccttttagtttaaagggttattggctttttctgcttgctttttcttttttttctttctttctctttattttttttcgcaagttttgtgtttttcactgctttttctttcttcaagaatcaatttttttatttttcagattatcaataatatttctctttttttatcattctttcaagagttaataattttaacattcataaactttactataaaaaatgcactgttcatgtcatgcattcagaatcacagaaaataccatcacatttaagtaaataaaactATTCTTTAATATAGACTCACTTTCTCGTGCAATATAtcacttctgtattttttatttggattcaagctcagtgagtaatacatgagacatcttttcagaattaaagcaatagggagaaaactaaactaatccTAAGATTCTAACTAACAAAGGATCATGcagcaaacaaagcaaaatagcaaaaaaatCGGAACATAACATAGTAAAAGCaggaaggaataaaagaaataaaaggaacTCAACCATCTTAGTTATCCGAGCGGTcgttttattcttcaggttgtgcttctcagtgaagatgattcgcctccctttttggtgccataggaataaacagaaaactCTTAAGCGAAgcatcaacaccaaacttaaatgtttgcttgttctcaagcaaagaagaactgaaaacagaaagaaacaattattaaaattaaagaagaataaaaggataaaagaacaagagagaattagaaTTGGAAgaggggaaaagaaaaaaataaaaaaaaaattgggcaGCGAACTAGTGGAGTTGTGCGGCtcaggcgacgcgtacgcgtgctgggGCGCGACATTTTCTtaatgatgcgtgagcatctagCACGTGTCCGCGTGCCCTTGGTTTTGTGCGATTCGCGCAAATCCAGCCGCGCGCacgtgcaactctctgtttgtgTGACTAGGGAACCAACAATTTCATACGACGTGTGCGCGTCAtgcatgcgcacgcgtggatgaacATTTGTGCAaatgacgtgcacgcgtcagggacgcgtacgcgtgatcaaATTTGTGCCTCTAGCACACTTCCAGCCCCAAACCAGCACAAGTCTCTGCCCAAACACATATTTACGTCGAATTTCaaggtcacgcatacgcgtggagtgccaaaatcacgaatgacgcgcacgcgtcatggacgcatacgcgtgagcTTGTTTGTGCGAAAGGCTTCATTCTGGCACCACTtccgcacaactctctgttcatatttatttttcacgcacatgcatatgacgcgtacacgtcatatgctcctcttctatttttttatttatttatttatttatattatccGGTTCCTattctaaaatagctgcatgatcagaaaattagtaagaactcaataaaaatcaaataagcaagaaaactactactacgaaaaataactaagaatgaaaaggaacgatcataccacggtgggttaTCTCCCACCaaacacttttagttaaagtccttaagttagacATGTAGTGAGccccttgtcatggtggcttgtgcttgtactaaTCCAGGAAtttccaccaatgtttgtaattccaatggctaccgggatcccaaactaggcgcctaacgcctttgagcaagttgaagcaagtgacaagaccccaagagtgttgattgtagGAATGAATcccagggtcccaaaccttgcttttacatcCGTCTTCTTGTAGATCACCATTATTCctaccgggtggcaagcaatctgaattctcatagagacatccaaacaaccttctagatccattcaattgagctttacaccaatcCTTgtacttcaatttggagcatgcaaccatattgaaccttgcttgacgactcttaccactaaccatcttctttttactcttgatgccacaaagagctctaagttgaccatccgtctccagtagtccatattcaagtgggaaagtacaggttaaggataggaattttacccacttgaatgttgtattggatggtgatggctttggaagaggttttgcaagctccactcccttgggttcttctttgaattcttctacctctttgcaagcttcctcaatttcaacatcttcctcttggtagctttattctaattcaatctcttcttcattgcttaccaagggtatgggaggttgtgcatcttcctcttcttccatatgtgagggtggaaagttctctaattcatTGGAGTATAAACTCTTTTGATTGgtttcttcactttcttccataagatcttgcattgtatctcttgggaaggaatttgcttgttctCCTTCTTGGTTCTTAATCATCATCTGAACATAATTCTCTACAATTTTGACActcgtctttatatcatgtaggaattctttcatgaggagctcaagatctgatggtatttgagatgaataaggagattgttgctcttgatatgaataagaaggagatgatgattcttgatatgaataggaagatggtggctcttggtatggataaaaagatgatggttcttgatattgatagaaagatgatggttcttgatatgaataatgagatggtggttcttgatatgaatatggaggtggtggctcttgatagttggaacataGAGCATTGAAGTCTCTTTGGTTTTGACCTTGCCAACCAAAGTTTGGATAGCtcctccatccaccataatatgaatcactactcgggtgtgagtagtaactcATGTGATCtctttccattatttttccttagcacaaaacaccaaacagaattaaaagcaccatgtggtaaacaagaaagcaaagaagacaaaacataattttttttgaaaaggaataaaataaagaataataaaaataaataaaaattcgaaaataaatgaaaagaagtgaactataaattccaaaaattaaacaaagaaagatactaggattttttttaaaatatatattattattatttttttatgaggacaccaaacttaatttcaaaaattaagagaaaaaaaatttaaataaaataaatcaaaatatatatatatattttttcgaaaaacttttaaaaatagattttaataaaattaaaaataaaacgcctaatctaagcaatcaaataactgatagttgttaatcacagtcaatccccggcaacggcgccaaaaacttggtgcggtattttacaacccacaaactaaccggcaagtgcaccgggtcgtaccaagtaataccttacgtgagtaaatgtcgatctcacgaggattgatgaattaagcaacaatagtgtttgataggcttagttagacaagcagaaaatagtgtttagatgttcaaaaagcattaaagagtaaagaagagtttgaagagaCACATGAATAAGTgaataaattgggaataaaatatggagaagatagttaagctttcagagttatctatttttccggattgatttttcttattaactattttaatcacacaagatttaatttatggcaaactatatgtgactagaccctaatttcttagacatttctagtctcctctaaaattcattaactgtcAATTCCTttgtcaattaattccaattagaatgtgaagttcaaattccagtttatatgtcacaaaaattctaattacccaaaaataagagaattatatgtcacgtatcccgtgttaaattcaaataattaaaatttaggagaaattattttcaagctgttgttcaagtaaagagcttttccaagttttacaagaactcaaatagaaagagggtaatacttccgttccacccaaattcataaaataaagagcgaaaacaattcttaaattataaattcacacatgaattaaaatagaaaaagtaataaaatcaatccatacaaatagacagagctcttaaccttaacaatggaggattagttgctcatggaatgcagaatgtaaatttgtatagaattacCTAATGGAATCTCCCTAATAGAATGTCCAAGAAGAGAagtctctcctttttataactaatcctaattaatttaaaatctaatatctaaaattaagataatatcttttcctattttcaaattcaaatttgaatttaaatcagaattaattaactactccgcgtcttgtaacgtggagaccacttggcttcactggatccgcgcctaacttgggtgctaaaatggggcccagaaatcaccccagcGGTTTCtacgttttctgcacgtggcgcatgtcacgcgtacgcgtcgatggtctttttcgcgagtcacgcggacgcgtcgatcACTcgcacgcgtcgctgagcaaatcttctaATCATGTGtccgcgtcagtcacgcgcatgcgtcgtcatggaaagctccaaatcacgcgtacgcgtcgctcctcgctgtcatctcttttgattcttgagctgcagaaactccatcaaatccagtcgaatgctacctaaaataaacaaaattgcaaaagactcaaagtagcatccatatttgctaaaagataattaattctttattaaactcaacaaaatagatgcaaattcactaggaaaagatagaaaagatgctcacgcatcacctATAACTTAGACGGTACGAGTTAG is part of the Arachis duranensis cultivar V14167 chromosome 1, aradu.V14167.gnm2.J7QH, whole genome shotgun sequence genome and encodes:
- the LOC107459398 gene encoding uncharacterized protein LOC107459398, translated to MGNSSSMLTQYDIEEVQKYCEDTFTQQEIVSLYSRFCQLDRKNCGFIPSDEFLSIPEFSLNPLSHSLLNMLDGLNFKEFVAFLSVFSPRATMQHKIEFIFKVYDTDCNGKVTFRDILRVLKDMTGQFMPEKQMEEILTQVLEEAGYQKDSVLVLSDFMKILGDSDLKMEVDFHVD